Proteins from a single region of Syntrophales bacterium:
- a CDS encoding methyltransferase domain-containing protein produces the protein MKKSPPILRWSLALAVVIVVAALFLVGKTRMGVDTDILNALPAGDPVLADAGAVLKSHPMQDRIVADLRCDPVDPRALQEGGALVVKKMRDSGLFHRVGLDAEVGAFPELVDGIVENLPFLFSERDLRRNVAPLLEGPSVRDAVHRQALLIQGLEGIGQARWLASDPLGLRFLILGRMAHLEPARGARPAGDVLLSADSSRCLIVAEPKTSATATDFARQVDRLFTDIQKELNRTWTGAPRLVLTPVGAYRAALDNENAAKTDTRRAMVFSTVAVAVLLLIGFPRPLLGLLALFPALMGTALAYFVLSLFRSSISVLAIGFGGAIISFTVDYGITYLLFLDRTRETRGLDTTREVWSLGLLAMLTTTVSFAFLFLSGFPALAQLGAFAALGVVFTFAFVHLVYPFLFPVVPPAGRDGTPWLRRLSERLFSADPTWKPWAAVVLCLALLPFARPDFQVDLKSLNTVRPETLAAEEEVKQAWGDILNRVYLLSEGNSYGELREKGDRLTALLDEDIEKGVLSAAFVASMAFPGPERAAANRLAWKAFWTAERRSSCKRRLAEAAIAEGFRPQSFDPFLHRLETAAGSAVEIPTSLYGLLGIAPSAGAGPWRQFVTVLPGPTYRGGDFFERLHSSGLARLFDPGVFTERLGEVILDGFLRVALIVGLLTLLVAALYLLDLRLTLITLAPTAFSLVCTLGTLHLIGKPPGIPTIMVSAVIIGMGTDYAMYIVRSQQRYLDGKHPSMALVRLSVLLSFATTFLGFGVLALASHAMLSSAGIALALGIGYSFLGTTAIVPPLLRRLYRPAALPEEAVEAGSEDHARRVLARYRRVEGYVRAFVFFKLRMDPMFPRLASFVPGPRTILDVGCGYGIPSSWLLEIHPDARVFGIDPDPDRVRVAARAVGDRGRMAVGKAPDLPFVPAPVDATLLLDVIHMLDDGELRLTLSRISAVMEPGGILVLRAIIPAFPTPSPERRFEEGRLKWQGGRAWFRSTEEVRRAVEDAGLRLEPPEPMSPDREVWWFIARKPREYEP, from the coding sequence ATGAAGAAATCCCCTCCCATTCTGCGCTGGAGTCTTGCCCTGGCCGTCGTGATCGTCGTGGCGGCCCTCTTCCTGGTCGGGAAGACCCGCATGGGCGTGGACACGGATATCCTCAACGCCCTCCCCGCCGGAGACCCCGTCCTGGCGGATGCCGGGGCCGTCCTGAAAAGCCATCCCATGCAGGACCGCATCGTTGCGGATCTGCGCTGCGACCCGGTGGATCCCCGGGCGCTCCAGGAGGGGGGAGCTCTCGTCGTTAAAAAAATGAGGGACAGCGGGCTCTTTCACCGGGTCGGACTGGACGCGGAAGTGGGGGCTTTCCCGGAGCTGGTGGACGGGATCGTGGAAAACCTGCCTTTCCTTTTCTCGGAGCGGGATCTCCGACGGAACGTGGCCCCGCTCCTGGAGGGGCCGTCCGTCCGTGACGCGGTCCACAGGCAGGCCCTGCTGATCCAGGGCCTGGAGGGCATCGGCCAGGCCCGCTGGCTGGCCTCGGATCCGCTTGGACTGCGCTTCCTCATTCTCGGCCGGATGGCACACCTGGAACCGGCGAGGGGCGCCCGGCCGGCGGGTGACGTCCTGCTCTCCGCCGACAGCAGCCGCTGTCTTATCGTCGCGGAGCCAAAGACATCGGCCACCGCCACGGACTTCGCCAGGCAAGTGGACCGCCTCTTCACGGACATCCAGAAGGAACTGAACCGGACCTGGACGGGAGCGCCCCGGCTCGTCCTGACCCCCGTCGGGGCCTACCGGGCCGCCCTGGACAATGAAAACGCCGCCAAAACGGACACCCGCCGGGCCATGGTCTTTTCCACTGTGGCAGTGGCCGTCCTTCTGCTGATCGGATTCCCCCGCCCTCTCCTGGGACTGCTCGCCCTGTTTCCCGCTTTGATGGGAACGGCCCTGGCCTATTTCGTCCTGTCCCTCTTCCGGTCCTCCATCTCCGTCCTCGCCATCGGCTTTGGCGGCGCTATCATCTCCTTTACCGTTGATTACGGGATCACCTATCTCCTGTTTCTCGACCGGACCCGCGAGACCCGGGGGCTCGACACGACACGGGAGGTCTGGTCCCTGGGGCTCCTGGCAATGCTGACGACGACGGTGAGCTTCGCCTTCCTGTTCCTGAGCGGGTTCCCGGCCCTGGCCCAGCTCGGTGCCTTCGCCGCCCTGGGCGTCGTTTTTACCTTCGCCTTCGTCCACCTGGTCTATCCATTCCTCTTCCCCGTCGTGCCCCCGGCCGGCCGGGATGGAACCCCCTGGCTCCGGCGTCTCTCCGAGAGGCTGTTCTCCGCCGATCCCACCTGGAAGCCCTGGGCGGCCGTGGTCCTTTGCCTGGCTCTCCTTCCGTTTGCCCGACCCGATTTCCAGGTGGACCTGAAGTCCCTCAACACCGTCCGGCCCGAGACCCTCGCCGCGGAAGAGGAGGTGAAGCAGGCCTGGGGCGACATCCTGAACCGGGTCTACCTGCTGTCTGAAGGGAATTCCTATGGGGAATTGCGGGAGAAGGGTGACCGCCTGACGGCCCTGCTGGACGAGGACATCGAGAAGGGAGTCCTGTCGGCGGCGTTCGTGGCTTCCATGGCCTTCCCCGGGCCGGAACGGGCCGCGGCGAACCGGCTGGCCTGGAAGGCCTTCTGGACGGCGGAGCGAAGGTCGTCCTGCAAGCGCAGGCTGGCAGAGGCGGCGATAGCGGAGGGCTTTCGTCCCCAATCCTTCGATCCATTCCTGCATCGCCTGGAAACGGCCGCGGGAAGTGCCGTGGAGATCCCGACCTCGCTCTACGGTCTCCTGGGAATCGCACCGTCCGCGGGAGCGGGCCCCTGGCGCCAGTTCGTCACGGTTCTTCCCGGCCCCACCTACCGGGGAGGAGACTTCTTTGAACGCCTTCACTCTTCCGGCCTGGCCCGGCTGTTTGACCCGGGCGTCTTCACGGAACGCCTCGGCGAGGTTATCCTGGACGGCTTTCTCCGGGTGGCGCTCATTGTCGGCCTTCTGACCCTCCTGGTGGCGGCGCTGTATCTCCTGGACCTCCGGCTGACCCTCATCACACTGGCGCCGACGGCCTTCTCGCTCGTCTGTACCCTGGGAACCCTCCACCTGATCGGAAAGCCTCCGGGCATCCCGACGATCATGGTATCCGCCGTCATCATCGGGATGGGAACCGATTACGCCATGTACATCGTCCGCTCCCAGCAACGATACCTCGATGGAAAGCATCCCTCGATGGCGCTTGTCCGCCTTTCGGTCCTGCTTTCCTTCGCCACCACGTTTCTGGGATTCGGCGTCCTGGCCCTGGCAAGCCACGCGATGCTGAGCAGCGCCGGAATTGCCCTTGCCCTGGGTATCGGCTATTCCTTCCTCGGGACAACCGCCATCGTGCCGCCGCTTCTCCGGCGGCTCTACCGGCCGGCCGCCCTTCCTGAAGAGGCCGTCGAGGCCGGATCGGAAGATCACGCCCGGCGCGTGCTCGCCCGCTATCGCCGGGTCGAGGGATACGTGCGGGCTTTCGTGTTCTTCAAGCTGCGGATGGATCCCATGTTCCCGCGCCTGGCTTCCTTCGTCCCCGGTCCCCGGACGATCCTGGACGTCGGCTGCGGATACGGCATCCCGTCGTCCTGGCTCCTGGAGATCCATCCGGATGCCCGGGTGTTCGGCATCGATCCCGATCCCGACCGGGTCCGGGTCGCCGCCCGGGCTGTCGGCGACCGGGGCAGAATGGCCGTGGGAAAGGCCCCGGACCTGCCCTTTGTCCCCGCTCCGGTCGACGCGACGCTCCTCCTCGACGTGATCCATATGCTGGACGACGGGGAACTCCGCCTGACCCTTTCCCGGATTTCAGCGGTCATGGAGCCGGGGGGCATCCTCGTCCTCCGGGCCATCATCCCAGCCTTTCCGACCCCCTCGCCGGAGCGCCGGTTCGAGGAGGGGCGACTGAAATGGCAGGGCGGCCGGGCATGGTTCCGTTCCACGGAAGAGGTCCGGAGGGCCGTCGAGGACGCGGGACTGCGCCTCGAACCGCCGGAGCCCATGTCGCCGGACCGCGAGGTCTGGTGGTTCATTGCCCGGAAACCCCGGGAATACGAACCATGA
- a CDS encoding glycosyltransferase family 2 protein: MTSGKAAREAAMPAPTPGKNRTPVVIPVYNHASTVASVARRVLDQGYPVIAVNDGSTDDTRKVLSSIADITVLHHQENRGKGAAMLTGLKEAARFSDRAVTIDADGQHDPADIPLLLGAVPAGQRPIVVGNRHGMDAREVPWTSRFGRTFSNFWVRASGGPPVADTQSGFRLYPLPETLTLGVRARRFQFEVEVLVRARWRGIPILEVPVRVTYPPGDQRVSHYRPFVDFMRNSGTFSSLIIQRLLIPRSLRSRMSN; this comes from the coding sequence ATGACGAGCGGTAAAGCCGCAAGGGAGGCCGCCATGCCTGCCCCGACACCCGGGAAGAACCGTACGCCCGTCGTCATTCCCGTCTACAACCACGCCTCGACCGTCGCTTCGGTCGCCCGGAGGGTTCTGGACCAGGGATATCCGGTGATCGCCGTCAACGACGGCTCCACCGACGACACCCGGAAGGTCCTGTCTTCCATCGCGGACATCACCGTCCTCCACCACCAGGAAAACCGGGGCAAGGGAGCCGCCATGCTCACCGGGCTGAAGGAGGCCGCCCGCTTCTCCGATCGGGCGGTCACGATCGACGCCGACGGCCAGCACGATCCGGCGGACATCCCCCTCCTCCTGGGAGCGGTCCCCGCGGGCCAGCGACCCATCGTCGTGGGAAACCGCCATGGCATGGACGCCCGGGAAGTTCCCTGGACAAGCCGTTTCGGCCGGACATTCTCGAATTTCTGGGTGCGGGCCTCCGGGGGGCCTCCCGTGGCGGACACCCAGAGCGGCTTCCGACTCTATCCCCTGCCCGAAACCCTGACCTTGGGCGTGCGGGCCCGGCGTTTTCAGTTCGAGGTGGAGGTTCTGGTGCGGGCGCGATGGCGGGGCATCCCGATCCTGGAAGTTCCTGTCCGGGTGACCTATCCGCCGGGAGACCAGCGGGTTTCCCACTACCGGCCGTTTGTCGATTTCATGAGGAATTCCGGAACATTCTCCTCTCTCATCATTCAGCGGCTCCTGATCCCCCGCTCCCTCCGGTCGCGCATGTCCAACTGA
- the clpA gene encoding ATP-dependent Clp protease ATP-binding subunit ClpA — translation MQISEDLNAIIVAAYTEAKTRGHEFLTPEHVLYACLFFEEGRDIIEQSGGNVERLKGALEKHLRDTNPVVTESDPLQSLGFHRLMERAVRHTFSAQKDVIELGDVLVSMLSEPESFAAYFLQREGITRLSLLNYISHGIRVIPTVSQEEPLGRRTRDQEIRKAVPGKEKEKEAEGTKVLSAFTTDLTAKAKAGEIDPLIGREDILTRTMQVLCRRFKNNPVHVGDPGVGKTAITEGLARLIVEGKVPKRLRGSKIYALDMGAILAGTRFRGDFEERMKKIIAELEKVDKVILFIDEIHTIVGAGAVSGGSMDASNILKPALVSGKIRCIGSTTYDEYRKHFEKDGALSRRFQKIDVPEPTSQETLEILKGLRERYELYHQVSYTEEALQAASELAARYINDRHLPDKAIDVLDEAGACAAMTRDEEEASCTIDRPAVEGIVARMARIPEKNVSSSDAEKLRALIPDLKKQIFGQDGAVTAVAEAIKRARAGFREPQKPVASFLFVGPTGVGKTELARQLAAILGVPLHRYDMSEYQEKHTVARLIGAPPGYVGYEEGGLLTEAVRKEPHAVLLLDEIEKAHADVFNTLLQVMDYATLTDNAGRKADFRNVILIMTSNAGARQIGRSVIGFESRSVNKDAVSAAVEKTFSPEFRNRLDAIVHFESLSPDIVLSIVKKTVGEFVDQLKEKGVTLDVTERCYEELARRGYSPEFGAREIGRLVQDKIKHFFVDEVLFGRLQKGGSALADLEGDDVVIRVLEEVPG, via the coding sequence ATGCAGATCAGTGAAGACCTGAACGCCATCATCGTGGCGGCCTATACGGAAGCGAAGACCAGGGGGCACGAGTTCCTCACCCCAGAGCACGTCCTGTACGCCTGCCTCTTCTTCGAGGAGGGCCGGGACATCATCGAGCAGAGCGGCGGCAACGTCGAGCGCCTCAAGGGCGCCCTGGAGAAGCATCTCCGGGACACGAACCCCGTGGTGACGGAATCCGATCCCCTCCAGTCCCTGGGGTTTCACCGCCTCATGGAGCGGGCGGTGCGGCATACCTTCTCCGCCCAGAAGGACGTGATCGAGCTGGGGGACGTCCTGGTCTCCATGCTAAGCGAGCCCGAGTCATTCGCCGCCTATTTCCTGCAGCGCGAGGGAATCACCCGCCTGAGCCTCCTGAATTACATCTCCCACGGCATCCGCGTCATCCCGACGGTGAGCCAGGAGGAGCCCCTGGGCCGGCGGACCCGGGACCAGGAAATCCGGAAGGCCGTTCCGGGGAAGGAAAAGGAAAAAGAGGCGGAGGGAACAAAGGTCCTGAGCGCCTTCACAACGGACCTCACCGCCAAGGCAAAGGCAGGGGAGATCGATCCCCTCATCGGCCGGGAGGACATCCTCACCCGGACGATGCAGGTTCTCTGCCGGCGCTTCAAGAACAATCCCGTCCATGTCGGCGATCCGGGTGTCGGCAAGACGGCCATCACCGAGGGCCTGGCGCGCCTCATCGTCGAGGGGAAGGTTCCGAAGCGGCTCAGGGGATCGAAGATCTACGCGCTCGACATGGGCGCCATCCTGGCGGGGACCCGTTTCCGGGGCGATTTCGAAGAGCGCATGAAAAAGATCATCGCCGAGCTCGAAAAGGTGGACAAAGTCATCCTGTTCATCGACGAGATCCACACCATTGTGGGTGCCGGCGCGGTCTCCGGCGGCTCCATGGACGCCTCAAACATCCTCAAGCCGGCCCTGGTGTCGGGCAAGATCCGCTGCATCGGCTCCACGACCTATGACGAGTACCGGAAGCATTTCGAGAAGGACGGTGCGCTGTCCCGCCGGTTCCAGAAAATCGACGTCCCGGAGCCCACGAGCCAGGAAACCCTGGAGATCCTGAAGGGCCTCCGGGAGCGCTACGAGCTCTACCACCAGGTGTCCTACACGGAAGAGGCCCTCCAGGCGGCATCCGAGCTGGCGGCCCGCTACATCAACGACCGGCACCTTCCGGACAAGGCCATCGACGTCCTGGACGAGGCAGGCGCCTGCGCGGCCATGACCCGGGACGAGGAAGAGGCCTCCTGCACCATCGACCGCCCGGCCGTCGAGGGCATCGTGGCCCGGATGGCCAGGATTCCCGAAAAGAACGTCTCTTCCTCCGACGCGGAAAAGCTGCGCGCCCTGATTCCGGACCTGAAAAAGCAGATCTTCGGCCAGGACGGCGCCGTCACCGCCGTCGCGGAAGCGATCAAGCGCGCCCGGGCGGGATTCCGGGAGCCCCAGAAGCCCGTTGCCTCCTTCCTGTTCGTGGGCCCCACGGGGGTGGGCAAAACGGAGCTGGCCAGGCAGCTGGCGGCCATTCTCGGCGTGCCGCTCCACCGGTACGACATGAGCGAGTACCAGGAGAAGCACACGGTGGCCCGCCTCATCGGCGCCCCCCCCGGCTACGTGGGGTACGAAGAGGGCGGTCTCCTGACGGAGGCGGTCCGCAAGGAGCCTCACGCGGTCCTCCTGCTGGACGAGATCGAAAAGGCCCACGCGGACGTCTTCAACACCCTGCTCCAGGTCATGGACTACGCCACCCTGACGGACAACGCCGGCCGGAAGGCGGACTTCCGGAACGTGATCCTGATCATGACCTCCAACGCCGGGGCACGCCAGATCGGGCGGTCCGTCATCGGTTTCGAAAGCCGGTCCGTCAACAAGGACGCCGTGTCGGCCGCCGTGGAGAAGACCTTCTCTCCCGAGTTCCGGAACCGCCTGGACGCAATCGTACACTTTGAAAGCCTTTCCCCGGACATCGTCCTCTCGATCGTCAAGAAGACCGTGGGCGAATTCGTCGACCAGCTCAAGGAAAAGGGCGTCACCCTGGACGTGACGGAGCGCTGCTACGAGGAACTGGCCCGCCGCGGATATTCCCCGGAGTTCGGCGCCCGGGAGATCGGCCGGCTCGTCCAGGACAAGATCAAGCATTTCTTCGTCGACGAGGTACTGTTCGGCCGCCTGCAGAAGGGCGGGTCGGCCCTGGCGGACCTCGAAGGCGACGACGTGGTGATCCGGGTCCTGGAGGAGGTCCCGGGATAA
- a CDS encoding lysophospholipid acyltransferase family protein, producing MKAAAYRYLTTLTRHAGPWVFRFFAWFIAAGYFLFFPRRVARSARFYRILFPGRGLLHAIFLTWRQYQNFTSVFLDRFLFQERGNIPYESEGFHYLEEAIASGRGGVLLMSHLGNWEISAHLLKGKGMKLLLYVGEKHREQIERMQKQSLSERGVRLVTASPDAASPFDLVEAIRFLREGGLVSMTGDRLWHESQRSVAVAFAGHEALLPETPHLFSLLSGAPILPFFVYREARGRYRIRVSTPWTVKAVSRKDRDEVVRRSAQTYARILEEEARSHPDQWYHFEDFLGEE from the coding sequence ATGAAGGCGGCCGCCTACCGGTACCTTACAACCCTCACGCGCCACGCCGGCCCCTGGGTGTTCCGGTTTTTCGCCTGGTTCATCGCCGCCGGCTACTTTCTCTTCTTCCCCCGGCGGGTCGCCCGGAGTGCCCGTTTTTACCGGATCCTCTTTCCGGGGCGGGGTCTTCTTCACGCCATCTTTCTGACCTGGCGCCAGTACCAGAACTTCACGTCCGTCTTTCTGGATCGCTTCCTGTTCCAAGAGCGTGGAAATATCCCCTACGAAAGCGAAGGGTTTCATTACCTGGAAGAGGCCATCGCGTCCGGACGGGGAGGCGTTCTGCTCATGTCACACCTGGGAAACTGGGAGATCTCGGCCCATCTCCTGAAAGGCAAGGGGATGAAGCTTCTCCTCTACGTGGGGGAGAAGCACCGGGAGCAGATCGAGCGGATGCAGAAGCAGAGCCTGTCGGAGCGGGGCGTGCGGCTCGTGACGGCCTCTCCCGACGCCGCCTCGCCATTCGACCTCGTCGAGGCGATCCGTTTCCTCCGGGAGGGCGGACTGGTCTCCATGACGGGGGACCGCCTCTGGCACGAAAGCCAGCGGTCCGTCGCGGTCGCCTTCGCCGGCCACGAAGCCCTTCTTCCCGAGACGCCTCACCTCTTCTCCCTCCTGTCAGGGGCGCCGATCCTGCCCTTCTTCGTCTATCGCGAGGCCAGAGGCCGCTACCGCATCCGGGTCAGCACGCCCTGGACCGTGAAAGCCGTTTCAAGGAAGGACAGGGACGAAGTCGTCCGCCGCTCCGCCCAGACCTACGCACGGATCCTGGAGGAGGAGGCCCGCAGCCACCCGGATCAGTGGTACCATTTCGAGGATTTCCTGGGGGAGGAGTAA
- the clpS gene encoding ATP-dependent Clp protease adapter ClpS has protein sequence MTNYPAEPPRPGEEIDVEDEVDLREPRMYRVILHNDHYTTMDFVVEVLISVFHKPAAEATRIMLDVHRKGKGICGVYTYDIASSKVSLVHSMAKEREFPLRCSMEEA, from the coding sequence ATGACGAATTATCCGGCAGAACCGCCCCGGCCCGGGGAAGAAATCGACGTGGAAGACGAGGTGGACCTCCGGGAGCCTCGAATGTACCGGGTGATCCTCCACAACGACCACTACACCACCATGGACTTTGTCGTGGAGGTCCTGATTTCCGTTTTCCACAAACCCGCGGCGGAAGCGACGCGGATCATGCTGGATGTCCATCGCAAGGGGAAGGGCATCTGCGGGGTGTATACCTATGACATCGCCTCCTCCAAGGTATCCCTCGTTCATTCCATGGCCAAGGAGAGGGAATTCCCCCTCCGCTGCAGCATGGAGGAGGCCTGA
- the aat gene encoding leucyl/phenylalanyl-tRNA--protein transferase — protein sequence MPVFQLPREPVFPPVQLADPSGLLAVGGDLSASRLVEAYRLGIFPWYGPGEPVLWWSPHPRFVLFPDELKVSRSMRQLLKKNLFRVTFDAAFASVIDSCRKPRPGSPETWITPEMRDAYRELHQSGLAHSVEVWYGDTLAGGLYGVSLGGCFFGESMFSGMSNASKVALITLVRRLRKLGFLLVDCQVHTAHLGSLGARFIPRNHFLELLRKGQERETIRGNWGLLMNDPEPESPIEKDSRASR from the coding sequence ATGCCGGTCTTCCAGCTTCCCCGGGAGCCCGTCTTTCCGCCGGTCCAGCTGGCCGACCCTTCGGGTCTCCTGGCCGTCGGCGGCGACCTCTCGGCATCCCGACTCGTCGAGGCCTACCGGCTCGGGATCTTTCCCTGGTACGGTCCCGGCGAGCCGGTTCTCTGGTGGTCCCCGCACCCCCGGTTTGTTCTCTTCCCGGACGAACTGAAGGTGTCGCGAAGCATGCGTCAGCTCCTCAAGAAGAATCTCTTCCGGGTCACCTTCGACGCCGCGTTCGCCTCCGTCATCGACTCCTGCCGGAAGCCCCGCCCCGGCAGTCCGGAAACCTGGATCACCCCGGAAATGCGGGATGCCTACCGGGAGCTTCACCAATCCGGTCTTGCCCACTCCGTGGAGGTCTGGTATGGGGACACACTGGCGGGAGGTCTCTACGGCGTATCCCTCGGGGGGTGCTTCTTCGGGGAGTCCATGTTTTCGGGGATGAGCAACGCCTCCAAGGTCGCCCTCATCACCCTGGTCCGGCGCCTCCGGAAACTCGGTTTTCTTCTCGTGGACTGCCAGGTCCATACGGCCCACCTGGGAAGCCTCGGAGCCCGCTTCATTCCCCGCAACCACTTCCTGGAGCTTCTCCGGAAAGGGCAGGAGCGGGAGACCATCCGGGGGAACTGGGGGCTCCTGATGAACGACCCGGAACCGGAAAGCCCGATCGAGAAAGATTCCCGGGCTTCCCGGTAG
- a CDS encoding AMIN domain-containing protein, with amino-acid sequence MNRISLFLILFLFAAGQAFGEPGRTAPEAVKPPGSAPVSAEDGPPSMKTGHTKLPAQTTRADTQKEAPKKSTPGKGGPPGDRPKAAPLLLKSVGCEADPKGRERVSFTFSRPHRPVLRTIPGEKPRIYFDVPNASIDPGVPAQQDGKGPLVRQVRISHDPASGSIRAAVELVPHRDYIVRPIQYRKENRFLLEIEPKKPRSAVRP; translated from the coding sequence ATGAACCGCATCAGCCTTTTCCTGATCCTTTTTCTGTTCGCGGCCGGCCAGGCCTTCGGCGAACCCGGACGAACCGCCCCGGAGGCGGTCAAACCGCCGGGCAGCGCGCCGGTCTCCGCCGAGGACGGTCCGCCGTCTATGAAAACGGGACATACGAAACTGCCGGCGCAGACCACCCGGGCAGACACGCAGAAAGAGGCACCGAAGAAATCCACTCCGGGAAAGGGCGGCCCCCCGGGAGACAGGCCAAAAGCCGCCCCCCTTCTCCTGAAGAGCGTCGGGTGCGAGGCGGACCCAAAGGGGCGGGAACGGGTCTCCTTCACGTTCAGCCGTCCCCACCGGCCCGTTCTCAGGACGATTCCGGGAGAGAAGCCCCGGATCTATTTCGACGTCCCCAACGCCTCCATCGACCCGGGCGTGCCGGCCCAGCAGGACGGCAAGGGTCCCCTGGTCCGCCAGGTCCGGATCAGCCACGACCCGGCTTCCGGGTCCATCAGGGCGGCCGTTGAACTGGTGCCGCACAGGGATTACATCGTCCGGCCGATCCAGTACCGGAAGGAGAACCGGTTCCTCCTGGAAATCGAGCCGAAAAAACCCCGCTCCGCCGTCCGCCCATGA
- a CDS encoding DegV family protein, giving the protein MDLNKALAAGVERVTAWSDLLDDINVFPVADGDTGRNLVLSLAPLRFPERERDALNRDLLLSARGNSGNIAARFFSRLLPAEDMVSLAAAVARGTDQARGAVREPKPGTMLTFFEALEEGLRAASKETDPGWCRRLMDRLQDVVRNTVEQQPKLREAGVVDAGALGMYLFFEGFFPALGNSISGIRPVTEAFGEQLRVRRTASGPDEGGWCVDLVLQGTDDPEETYNRLASAGRSVVMIRERDYLKVHLHTDDAVSLRRDIERIAPVVRWSVDDLTRQTIDFGVAAADTLIHIMTDAAGSLTRELARKLGITLLDSYLTVGERCLPETLISPDELFEAMRRGEKVSTSQASVLERQQSYESIVSRFGRVLYLCVGSVFTGNYETAMEWKRKNDPDDRLTVIDTGAASGRLGLMAVETARFASRAADPEAVVAFAQDAAVRTEEYIFLDRLKWLAAGGRLSKGSAFFGDMLNMKPVISPLPDGARKVGVVRNRKDQVRYILEKLETGLAPSGAGTVLLEHSDNRPWLEAEILPLIHSRFPSVEIMIEPLSRTSAAHMGPETWAVAFLRKEATGHDER; this is encoded by the coding sequence ATGGATTTGAACAAGGCCCTTGCTGCCGGTGTGGAGCGGGTGACCGCCTGGTCCGACCTCCTGGACGACATCAACGTCTTCCCCGTGGCGGACGGAGATACGGGACGAAATCTCGTCCTCAGCCTGGCGCCACTGCGCTTTCCGGAGCGGGAGCGGGACGCCCTCAACCGCGATCTCCTCCTTTCCGCCCGGGGCAACTCGGGCAACATCGCAGCCCGCTTTTTCAGCCGCCTTCTCCCGGCGGAGGACATGGTGTCGCTGGCCGCCGCGGTCGCCCGTGGAACCGACCAGGCCCGCGGCGCCGTGCGGGAACCCAAACCCGGAACCATGCTGACCTTTTTCGAGGCCCTGGAGGAGGGTCTGCGGGCCGCCTCCAAAGAGACCGATCCGGGGTGGTGCCGCAGGCTGATGGACCGGCTTCAGGACGTCGTCCGGAACACCGTGGAGCAGCAGCCGAAGCTCCGGGAAGCCGGTGTGGTCGACGCGGGTGCACTCGGCATGTACCTGTTTTTTGAAGGTTTTTTCCCGGCACTGGGAAATTCCATCTCGGGCATCCGGCCGGTCACCGAGGCCTTCGGGGAGCAGCTGCGGGTCCGCCGGACCGCGTCTGGACCCGACGAAGGGGGATGGTGCGTGGACCTGGTTCTCCAGGGAACGGACGACCCGGAGGAAACCTACAACCGGCTGGCCTCGGCCGGCCGGAGCGTGGTCATGATCCGCGAGCGGGACTACCTGAAGGTTCACCTGCACACCGACGACGCCGTCTCCCTGCGGAGGGACATCGAGCGCATCGCCCCGGTCGTCCGATGGTCCGTCGACGACCTGACCCGGCAGACGATCGACTTCGGAGTGGCCGCGGCGGACACGCTGATTCACATCATGACCGACGCCGCGGGCTCGCTGACCCGGGAGCTCGCCCGGAAACTGGGCATCACGCTCCTGGACAGCTACCTCACCGTGGGAGAACGCTGCCTTCCGGAAACCCTGATTTCGCCGGACGAACTTTTCGAGGCCATGCGGCGGGGCGAAAAAGTTTCCACCTCCCAGGCATCCGTTCTCGAGCGGCAGCAGAGCTACGAGAGCATCGTCAGCCGCTTCGGGCGGGTTCTTTATCTCTGCGTCGGATCCGTCTTCACCGGCAATTATGAAACGGCCATGGAATGGAAGCGTAAAAACGACCCGGACGACCGCCTCACCGTGATCGACACCGGCGCCGCATCGGGACGATTGGGCCTGATGGCCGTCGAGACGGCCCGGTTCGCCTCCCGGGCGGCCGATCCGGAGGCCGTGGTGGCCTTTGCCCAGGACGCCGCGGTCCGGACGGAAGAGTACATCTTCCTGGACCGCCTGAAGTGGCTCGCCGCGGGGGGGCGGCTGTCGAAAGGAAGCGCCTTTTTCGGGGACATGCTGAACATGAAGCCCGTTATCAGCCCCCTGCCAGACGGGGCCAGAAAGGTCGGCGTGGTCCGGAACCGGAAGGACCAGGTCCGCTACATCCTGGAAAAACTGGAGACTGGGCTCGCCCCGTCGGGAGCCGGCACGGTGCTCCTGGAGCACTCGGACAACCGCCCCTGGCTGGAGGCGGAGATCCTGCCCCTGATCCACTCGCGTTTTCCCTCCGTGGAAATCATGATCGAGCCCCTCTCAAGAACCTCCGCCGCCCACATGGGGCCGGAGACCTGGGCCGTGGCCTTCCTCCGCAAGGAAGCAACCGGACATGACGAGCGGTAA